One stretch of Schizosaccharomyces pombe strain 972h- genome assembly, chromosome: III DNA includes these proteins:
- the dga1 gene encoding diacylglycerol O-acyltransferase Dga1, whose protein sequence is MSEETSIPGIIASTPPISKDSRRNVSHWLQALAVFLHSVSLTLTASWYTVLWAFLPFWPFLIVYLIWLIYDDGFVTGKDRQKRWLRNAPPYRWFCHYFPIRLHKTTELDSEKNYIFGYHPHGIISLGAFGGFASEGADFSKLFPGINVSVLTLNSNFYVPVYRDYLMALNINSVSKKSCVSILSRKPGDSVLIVIGGAQESLLSRPGQNNLVLKKRFGFVKLAFLTGSSLVPCFAFGESDIFEQVDNNPRTRIYKFQEIVKKIAGFTVPFFYGRGLLNKTFGLMPWRKPINIVVGEPIDVPKKSHPTNQEIYEVHEEYIRRLEGLWNKYKDVFLPNRISELKLSA, encoded by the exons ATGTCAGAAGAAACATCAATTCCCGGAATCATAGCTTCTACTCCACCTATTTCAAAAGATAGTAGACGTAACGTCAGTCACTGGCTACAAGCGTTAGCGGTATTCCTTCATAGTGTCAGTCTGACATTAACGGCATCTTGGTATACAGTTTTATGGGCTTTCCTCCCATTTTGGCCT tttttaattgtttatttgatttgGTTAATATATGACGATGGGTTTGTAACAGGAAAAGATCGGCAAAAACGTTGGCTGCGCAATGCTCCCCCTTATCGTTGGTTTTGTCATTACTTCCCCATTCGTCTGCATAAAACTACTGAGCTTGActctgaaaaaaattacatatTTGGATATCATCCACACGGAATTATTTCGCTTGGTGCATTCGGTGGTTTTGCTTCGGAGG GGGCCGattttagtaaattatttCCTGGCATCAACGTTTCTGTCCTGACCCTTAATTCTAACTTTTATGTGCCGGTTTACCGTGACTATCTCATGGCTTTAAACATCAACTCAGTATCCAAGAAATCCTGTGTTAGCATTCTTTCCCGTAAGCCAGGTGATAGTGTTTTGATTGTTATCGGGGGAGCTCAAGAGTCTCTTTTGTCCCGTCCAGGTCAAAACAATCTTGTACTTAAAAAGCGTTTCGGGTTCGTTAAGTTAGCTTTTTTAACAGGATCCAGTTTAGTCCCTTGCTTTGCTTTTGGAGAGTCTG ACATTTTTGAACAGGTTGATAACAATCCGCGTACTCGTATCTACAAATTTCAAGaaattgtcaaaaaaattgcaggATTTACAGTCCCCTTTTTCTATGGTCGTGGACtattaaacaaaacttttggGTTGATGCCTTGGCGTAAACCTATTAACATCGTTGTTGGAGAGCCCATCGATGTTCCTAAAAAGTCTCACCCCACAAATCAAGAAATCTATGAGGTTCATGAAGAGTACATCCGAAGACTTGAAGGCTTATGGAACAAATACAAAGATGTGTTTTTACCAAATCGTATTAGCGAATTGAAGTTGTCAGCCTAA
- the wtf4 gene encoding wtf meiotic drive poison Wtf4: protein MLSEIWKYIKTVSEDSSTGPTEIANPNVERRQEFKDSHPNIYSLLRLLISVLAVIVVFFTAWVCVNPLEKSIFGKVAFSVTIGITCPIVFIVIFCFFETWTQAVAQCIKVTVIFLAQCVKVTAVFLAKCVKVIAVGLYNSKKDLVVTIWLAWVVICFILFGCVKDGRLNLNKALICSTCSISAALFFILLLVCIPIWTLKHMLFGLFQVLGVQSCVVIVTKGLMYLFDKHIDATGYEIEASSLFVIGNFLFFYEMERPGALKRMPKFIGNGIASFLGGLGNAFGGIGNAFGGIGNAIGRIGNAFRGANDNNDIPLGEMDVESEV, encoded by the exons atgcTTTCAGAAATTTggaaatatattaaaactGTATCTGAGGATTCAAGTACAGGACCTACAGAAATTGCAAATCCCAATGTCGAAAGAAGACAAGAATTCAAAGATTCACATCCAAATATATATTCCCTTCTGAGACTACTAATATCAGTTCTTGCAGTTATTGTTGTCTTTTTTACTGCATGGGTTTGTGTAAACCCGTTGGAGAAGTCGATATTCGGCAAGGTAGCTTTCTCCGTCACAATTGGTATAACATGTCCAATAGtgtttattgttattttct GCTTCTTTGAAACTTGGACCCAGGCAGTGGCACAATGTATAAAGGTGACTGTAATTTTCTTGGCACAATGTGTAAAGGTGACTGCAGTTTTCTTGGCAAAATGTGTAAAGGTAATTGCGGTCGGTTTGTAtaactcaaaaaaagatttggtGGTTACAATCTGGCTCGCATGGGTAgtcatttgttttatacTCTTTGGTTGCGTCAAGGATGGTAGACTAAACTTAAATAAGGCACTCATCTGTTCCACATGCAGTATTTCGGctgctttatttttcattttattgcTTG TTTGTATTCCAATTTGGACACTCAAGCATATGCTTTTTGGTTTGTTTCAAGTGCTGGGTGTACAAAGTTGTGTCGTTATTGTAACGAAAGGTTTgatgtatttatttgataaacaTATCGACGCGACAGGCTACGAAATTGAAGCCTCTTCACTCTTTGTTATaggaaattttcttttcttttacgaAATGG AACGTCCAGGTGCTCTCAAAAGGATGCCCAAATTTATCGGGAATGGTATAGCTTCTTTCCTAG GAGGTTTAGGAAATGCATTTGGAGGGATAGGAAATGCATTTGGAGGGATAGGAAATGCAATTGGGCGGATAGGAAATGCGTTTAGAGGTGCCAACGATAATAATGACATTCCCTTGGGAGAAATGGATGTTGAAAGCGAAGTCtaa
- the wtf4 gene encoding wtf meiotic drive antidote Wtf4 → MKNKDYPLRSSMDELSTKNDNEIDLEKGPLPEYNSEDGSTLPPYSEIWKYIKTVSEDSSTGPTEIANPNVERRQEFKDSHPNIYSLLRLLISVLAVIVVFFTAWVCVNPLEKSIFGKVAFSVTIGITCPIVFIVIFCFFETWTQAVAQCIKVTVIFLAQCVKVTAVFLAKCVKVIAVGLYNSKKDLVVTIWLAWVVICFILFGCVKDGRLNLNKALICSTCSISAALFFILLLVCIPIWTLKHMLFGLFQVLGVQSCVVIVTKGLMYLFDKHIDATGYEIEASSLFVIGNFLFFYEMERPGALKRMPKFIGNGIASFLGGLGNAFGGIGNAFGGIGNAIGRIGNAFRGANDNNDIPLGEMDVESEV, encoded by the exons atgaagaataaaGATTATCCCTTGAGGTCGTCTATGGATGAATTGAGTACAAAAAAcgataatgaaattgatttggaaaaaggtCCTCTCCCAGAATACAATTCAGAAGATGGGAGCACATTGCCTCCATATTCAG AAATTTggaaatatattaaaactGTATCTGAGGATTCAAGTACAGGACCTACAGAAATTGCAAATCCCAATGTCGAAAGAAGACAAGAATTCAAAGATTCACATCCAAATATATATTCCCTTCTGAGACTACTAATATCAGTTCTTGCAGTTATTGTTGTCTTTTTTACTGCATGGGTTTGTGTAAACCCGTTGGAGAAGTCGATATTCGGCAAGGTAGCTTTCTCCGTCACAATTGGTATAACATGTCCAATAGtgtttattgttattttct GCTTCTTTGAAACTTGGACCCAGGCAGTGGCACAATGTATAAAGGTGACTGTAATTTTCTTGGCACAATGTGTAAAGGTGACTGCAGTTTTCTTGGCAAAATGTGTAAAGGTAATTGCGGTCGGTTTGTAtaactcaaaaaaagatttggtGGTTACAATCTGGCTCGCATGGGTAgtcatttgttttatacTCTTTGGTTGCGTCAAGGATGGTAGACTAAACTTAAATAAGGCACTCATCTGTTCCACATGCAGTATTTCGGctgctttatttttcattttattgcTTG TTTGTATTCCAATTTGGACACTCAAGCATATGCTTTTTGGTTTGTTTCAAGTGCTGGGTGTACAAAGTTGTGTCGTTATTGTAACGAAAGGTTTgatgtatttatttgataaacaTATCGACGCGACAGGCTACGAAATTGAAGCCTCTTCACTCTTTGTTATaggaaattttcttttcttttacgaAATGG AACGTCCAGGTGCTCTCAAAAGGATGCCCAAATTTATCGGGAATGGTATAGCTTCTTTCCTAG GAGGTTTAGGAAATGCATTTGGAGGGATAGGAAATGCATTTGGAGGGATAGGAAATGCAATTGGGCGGATAGGAAATGCGTTTAGAGGTGCCAACGATAATAATGACATTCCCTTGGGAGAAATGGATGTTGAAAGCGAAGTCtaa
- the urm1 gene encoding ubiquitin-like protein modifier Urm1: protein MAIKVELLGGLDLLFNKQKALSLSLSNLGSTKLGSLIDYMAQIIEKPSQKDLFILNGTVRPGIIVLVNDQDWELLEKEEYNLEEGDEVVFVSTLHGG from the exons atggCTATAAAAGTAGAGTTACT AGGTGGGCTTGACTTGCTCTTCAATAAGCAGAAAGCGTTGTCGTTGTCACTTTCAAACCTTGGCTCAACTAAGTTGGGATCATTGATTGATTATATGGCTCAAATAATAGAAAAGCCTTCtcaaaaagatttatttattttaaatggGACTGT ACGTCCGGGGATCATCGTCTTAGTAAATGACCAGGATTGGGAACTTcttgaaaaggaagaatATAACCTCGAAGAAGGTGACGAAGTTGTATTCGTCTCAACGTTACACG GAGGTTAA